GCCCCTTCGGTCCGCAGCCGGGACAGCCCGGCGCCTTCGGTCCGCAGCCGGGGCAGCCTGGGCCTTTCGGCCCGCAGCCCGGGCAGCCGGGTCCCTTCGGTCCGCAGCCGGGAGGGCCCGGCGCTGCGCCGAGCCCGACACAGCCGCAGGGGCCGACGTTCGTGGACGTCGACTGCTCCCTCGAGGCGCTGCCCAAGACGGGCAACATCGTCGGAACGGTGAAGGACGCGGAGAGCGGGGACGCGGTCGCCGGCGCGACGATCCGGCTCGTCGACGCAGCGGGCCGCGAGCAGACGGCGACGGCCGACGGAAGCGGATCCTTCCGTTTCCCCGACCTGCCGGCCGGCGCCGTGACGCTCAAGGTCGAGGCGCAGGGCTACATGAACCACGTCAACGAGGCCGACGTCCGGACGAGCGAGGACACGCGCGCCACCCTCACGGTGAACAAGCGGCCGAAGATCTCGCTCGTGAAGGTGCTGGGCAACGAGATCAAGATCTCGCGGCAGATCCACTTCGAGACCGACTCGGCGAAGATCCTCGGCGACTCGAACTCGCTGATGGAGGAGATCGCGGACGTGCTCCAGCGGAATCCGAACATCCGCAAGGTCGAGATCCAGGGGCACACCGACAACACCGGCGGGCGTGAGCACAACCAGACGCTCAGCGAGGCCCGGGCGAACGCGGTGCGCGCCTGGCTGATCCGGGCCGGCGTGGACGGGTCGCGGCTGCTCGCGAAGGGCTATGGACAGGACCGCCCCGTCGCGCCGAACGTCACGCCCGCCAACAAGGCCAAGAACAGGCGCGTTCAGTTCATCATCGTGGAGAAGTGAGCCAGGTCCGCCGCCGGGCGGGCCCCGCATCCGGCCGCGCCTCGGCGTCGCTTGTCGGCGCCGGGGCGCTGCGATAGGGCACGCGCATGATCAAGCAGGTCGTCGCGACCGCGCTGGCGGTGGTCGTGGGTTGCGCGGCGCCCACCCCGGCGCCCGATGCCCGGCCAGCCGAGAGCGCCCGGCCCTCCTCGGTCGGCGCCGCGCCCACGGCGGCAGCAGCGACGCCAGGCGCCAGCGCGGCCGAGGCGGCGTCAGCGCCTCGGCCCGAGGACGCAGGCGCGCCGGAGCCGCCGCAGGACGGGGGCGGTCGCGCGGCCGAGGCGCCCGCGGCCGACGCGTCGCCCGGCCCAGGAGCGGAGGCGAGCGCCGGCGCCGACCCCAGCGCCGCGACATCCGCCCGCGCGGACAACAAGATCCTGCCGGCGCTCGAGAGCGAGGAGCTCACGGCGCGAGCCAGGGCGTTGTTCGACGCCATCGTGAAGAAGGAACCGGCGCTGGCCGACCCCTTCTGGTTCCCCAAGGAGCCGTTCATCCCGCTCAAGGACGTGAAGGACCCCGGCAAGTACTGGGACAACCTCCACGCCGCTTACGCGAACGACGTGAAGTCGATGCATCGGAAGCGCAAGAGCTGGGAGGGGGCGCGGTTCGTCGGCTTCGTGGTGGGGTCCAAGCCGAAGTGGGTGCCTCCTGGGGACGAGGTCAACAAGATCGGCTATTACCGGTCCTTTCACGGCAAGCTGAAGTACGAGATCGACGGGAAGCCGGCGGGCCTGGACGTCCACACGATCATCTCGTGGCAGGGCCGCTGGTACATCACGCACCTCGGCGACTTCAAGAAGCACTAGGCGTCCGCGCCCGTTCTTGTGGACGCTGCGCGGGCGCGCCGCCATGGTCTCCGCGTGGCGCCGCTCGTCTCCGTCTTGCTCCCGTACCGGCAGGCGGAAGCGACGATCGAGGAGGCGCTGGAGAGCGTGCTCGCCGAGCGCGCCGTCGACCTGGAGGTGGTCGCCGTGGACGACGGCTCGACGGACGGCGGCCCAGCGAGGGTCGCGCGCGTCGCGCAGCGCGATCGCCGCGTCCTCCAGATCGCGACGGGCGGCGTGGGGATCGCGCGGGCGCTCTCGCGCGCGGCGGAGGCGGCGCGCGGCGAGCTCCTCGCCCGCATGGACGGAGACGACATCTCGGTCGGCGAGCGGCTCGCGCGGCAAGCGGAGACGCTCCTCCGGGATCCGCGGCTCGGCGTCGTCGGGGCCCGCGTCGAGGCGTTCGCTGCCGGGCCGATCGGCGAGGGCATGCTGCGCTACGTCGACTGGCTGAACTCGATCGTCACCCCGGAGGACCACGCGCGGGAGATGTTCGTGGAGTCGCCGCTGTGCCACCCGTCGGTGACGCTCCGGCGGAGCGCGCTGGAGCAGGTGGGCGGGTTCCGGGAGGTCCCGTGGGCGGAGGACTACGATCTGTGGCTGCGCCTCGACGCGGCGGGCGCGCGGATGGCGAAGCTCCCGGAGCTCGGCCTGCGCTGGCGGCACCGCGAGGGGCGCGCAACGTTCGCCGATCCGCGGTACGCGATCGCGAGGTTCCTCGAGGCAAAGGCGCACTACCTCGCGAGGAAGCTGGGCCCGGCGCGCCCGGTGGCCGTGTGGGGCGCGGGAAAGACAGGCCGGCGGCTGGCGAGGGCGCTCGCCCGGAACGGCGTGACGCCCGCGCGGTTCGTGGACATCGACCCGCGCAAGATCGGCCGGATCGCGCAGGGCGCGCCGATCGTCGACCCGTCGCGGCTGGAGCGCGGCGCAGAGACCCTCGTCGTCGCCGTGGGCGCGCGAGGGGCGCGCGCGCTCATCCGCGGCCACCTCGCGGCGCGCGGCTTCGTCGAGGGCTCCGACTACGTGTGCGCCTCCTGAGCGAGCGCCGGGCGACCCTTTGCAACCGCGCGCTCTTTTGGGAGGATTCGATCCCACAGCGATGCGGGTCCCGGTGCTCACGAGCAAGCTCGACTTCCCTCCGCCAGAACGCGCGACCCCGGAGGGGATCGTGGCCGTGGGCGGCGAGGCCTCGCCGGAGCGGCTGCTGGCCGGCTACCGCCGGGGCATCTTCCCCTGGCCTCACGAGGGGCTGCCGCTCCTCTGGTTCTCCCCGGATCCGCGCTTCGTCCTGCCGCCGCGCGAGGCGCACGTCCCGCACTCGCTGCGCAAGCGGGTGCGCCGGGGCGAGATCGAGGTGCGGACCGATACGGCGTTCGAGCGGGTCATGCGGGCCTGCAGCGCCGCGCCGCGCCCTGGGCAGGACGGCACGTGGATCACCGAGGAGCTCGTCGCCGGCTACACGGCGCTGCACGCCGCCGGGGTCGCGCACAGCATCGAGGCGTGGTCGAGCGGCGAGCTCGTCGGCGGCCTCTACGGCGTGTCGCTGGGGCGGATGTTCTTCGGCGAGTCGATGTTCGCGCGCGCGCCCGACGCCTCGAAGATCGCGTTCGCGACGCTCCTCGGGAACCTCGTCGCCTGGGACTTCGCGCTGGTGGACTGCCAGGTGTACACGGACCACCTCGAGCGATTCGGCGCCGTCGAGTGGCCGCGCCGCGAGTTCCTCGGCGCGCTGAAGGTGGCCCTCGACGCCCCGACGAAGATGGGACCGTGGCGCTTCGACCTCGATCCCGCGCAGTCGATCGAGCGCCTCGTCTCGCGGTGATCGCGGCCGCGCTTCGGCCGCGCGCCGCTCGACCCCGCGCTAGGAGCGCTCGCCCGAGCCGTCCTTGATCTCTCGGAGCAGCTCCTCGATCCGCCGCTCGGCGTCGGGCCCCTCGTCGTAAAAGAAGCGCAGCGTCGGCACCACGCGCAGCCCCATCGTGCGGGCGACGTCCCTGCGCAGCCGGCCCGAGGCCGCCTCCAGCCCCTTGAGCAGGGCGCGGCGCGCCGCGGCGTCCTCCGCCCCGAACTCGTGGCGCACGTGGACCTTCGCGCTCTGCAGGTCGTCGGTGATCTCCACGCGCGACACGAGAACGCCGGCGATCCGCGGGTCACGCAGATCCCGGAGCAGGTTGGACAGGTCCTCACGGAGCCGCTCGGCGACCCGCGTCGCCCGCTTCACCACGCCGCTCATTCGTCGTCCTCTGCGTCCTCGAGCATGTCCGAGGGCGCTCCCAGATCTCCATCGTCACGGCCGAGCGCCTGCTCGATGCCGCCCTGCACCCCAGCGCCGCCATCGCCGAACGGCACGATCTCTGTCGCCCGATCCGTGAGGACGGCGTGCGGCAGCGACCCCGCCATCGCGGCCACGTCCGCGAGGACCTTGTCGCACATGACCGCCGAGTTCGAGACGACCGCGACGCCGAGCGTCGCCCGCCTCGGATCGTCGAGCACGCCGACCTCGGCGATCGACACGCGCATCCGGCTCTGCGCCCGCTCCTTCAAGGAGCGCACCACGCTGCGCTTGTCCTTGAGGGAGCGGGCCCCGACGATATCGAGACGGAGACGGAGGACGCCCACGAACATCGGATGAGGCTCAGAGCTTCGTCTTGACCTCTTCGATCTCGAAGCTCTCGATGATGTCGCGCTCCTTGATGTCCGAGTAGCCCTCGAGCGAGATACCGCACTCGAACCCCTCGACCACCTCTTTCACGTCATCCTTGAACCGGCGCAACCCGGACAGGCGACCCGTCCAGACCACGGCGTTGTCCCGGATGAGGCGCGCCTCGCCGGTGCGCTTGACCGAGCCGCTGATGGCCATGCAGCCGGCGACCGTGCCCGCCTTCGTGATCTTGAAGACCTGGCGGACCTCGGCGCGGCCGAGGACCTTCTCCACCTTCGTCGCGGGGAGGAGTCCCTCCATCGCGCTCCGGATGTCGTCGACGGCGTTGTAGATGATGTTGTAGAGCCGGATCTCGACGCCCTCGTTCTCGGCCAGAGCGCCCGCCTTGCCGGCCGGCCGGACGTTGAAGCCGACGATGATCGCCTTCGACGCGACCGCCAGGTTGACGTCGCCCTCGGTGATGCCGCCGACGGCGCCGTTCACGATCGTGACCTTCACCTTCTGGGTCGAGAGCTTCGCCAGCGCGTGGATGATCGCCTCGACCGAGCCCTGCACGTCGCCCTTGATGATCAGCTTGAGCTCGAGCTGATCGGCCTCCTGCAGGTTCTTCGTGATGGACTCGAGCGAGACGCGCGAGTCCTGCGGGATCAGCGTCTTCGACGCCTTCTTGCGCCGGGTCTCCGCGATCTCCTCCGCGGTCTTCCCGTCCTTGACGGCGTGGACGGGATCACCCGCGCTCGGCACCTCGTTGAGGCCAAGGACCTCGACGGGCGTCGCGGGGCCGGCCTCGGCGACGGAGCGCCCGAGCTCGTCGGTCATCGCCCGGACCTTGCCCCACGCGGCGCCGGCCAGGAGGATGTCGCCCGTGCGGAGCGTGCCGTCCTGGACCATGACGCGCGCGACCGGGCCGCGGCCACGATCGAGCAGCGCCTCGATGACGGTGCCGCTGGCGCGCTTCTTCGGGTTGGCGCGGAGGTCCTGGACCTCGGCGAGGAGCAGGACCGACTCGAGGAGCTGCTCGATGCCCTGCCCCATCTTCGCCGACACGCTGCAGAACATCGTCTCGCCGCCCCACTCCTCGGGCTGCAACCCGAGCGCGGCGAGGTCGCGCTTGATCTTGTCGGCGTCGGCGCCCGGCTTGTCGATCTTGTTCACCGCGACGATGATCGGCACCTTCGCGGCCTGTGCGTGCGAGATCGCCTCCTTGGTCTGAGGCATCACGCCGTCGTCGGCCGCGACCACCAGGATCACGATGTCGGTGAGCGAGGCGCCGCGGGCGCGCATCGCCGTGAACGCCTCGTGGCCCGGCGTGTCGAGGAACGCGATCGTTCCGCGCGGCGTCTCGACGCGGTAAGCGCCGATGTGCTGGGTGATCCCGCCGGCCTCTCCCTCGGCGACCGTGGCCTTCCTGATCCTGTCGAGGAGCGAGGTCTTGCCGTGGTCGACGTGGCCCATGACGGTGACGATGGGCGGCCGGATCTCGACCTCCTCGTCGGTTTCGGCCCCGGCCTGCATGGCCGCGGTCAACGTGTCCTGCTCGCTGACGGCCACGTCCTCTACGCTCCAGCCGAACTCGCTGGCGAGGATCTTCGCGGTCTCGGCGTCGAGCGTGCTGTTGATGTTCACGCCCGTCATGCCCATCGACAGGAGCCGCATGAGCACGTCCGTCGCCTTCAGGCTCATCTTCGCGGCGAGCTGCTGAAGCGTGACCTGCTCCTCGATCTTGATGACCTTCTTGTGCGAGGCCATCTCCTGCGTGGAGACCTGGACCGGCTTGCGCGGGAGCCCGCCTCCCGGGCGCGGCCGCCCGAACATCCCCGGGCGAGTGTTCCGACCGCCCATGGGCCGGCCGCCCGGACCGAAGCTGGGACCACCAGGGCGCGCTTGCTGGGCGTTGGCGCGCGGATCGTAGGTCGTGCGCCGCGCCGGCGGTGTGCCGGTGCGGGCAGCCGGCATCGTGACGCCGGGGCGCCCCTGCCATACCTCGATGCCGGTCTTCGGCGGCGAGGACGGGCGGCGCGGCGCCTGTCCCGGCGTGCCGGCCGGCTCTTCCGGCTTGGCCGCGGGGGTCGACACGGGCGGCGTGGTGGGCCGAGTGCCCGGGCGGGCCGCGGCCGGAGCCCCGGACCGCTGCGGCGCGGGCGGCGGCGACGTCGGCCGCGACGCCCCCTGCGCCGGAGCGGGCGCCGAGGGCGCGGCTTGCGGCCGGGCCGGCGCCTGCGCCGCGGCTGCTGCGGGAGCAGCGGCTGCTGCGGCAGGCGCGGTTGCTGCGGGCGCTGCGGCAGGCGCAGGCGCTGCGGCAGGCGCTGCTGCGGGCGCCGCTGCTGCGGGCGCTGCGGCAGGCGCAGGGGTCGGCGCGGGCGCGGCCGCCTGCGCGGGGGCGGCTGCAGGCGCCTCGGGCGCGGCCGCCACGGGGGCGGGCGCCGGTGCGGCGGCGGTGGCAGGCGGCGCCGCGACAGGCGGCGCAGGCTTCGGCTCGGGCGAGGTCACCTTCGTCTCCTCCGCGGCCGCGGACGCCGCGGCAGGCGCGGTTGCTGCGGGAGCGGGAGCCGCCGGGGGCGGCGGCGCTGGGGGCGCAGCCGCAACAGGCGGCATCGCCGGGGCAGGCGCAGTGGGCGCGGGTGCGGGAGC
The DNA window shown above is from Sorangium aterium and carries:
- the rbfA gene encoding 30S ribosome-binding factor RbfA, with protein sequence MSGVVKRATRVAERLREDLSNLLRDLRDPRIAGVLVSRVEITDDLQSAKVHVRHEFGAEDAAARRALLKGLEAASGRLRRDVARTMGLRVVPTLRFFYDEGPDAERRIEELLREIKDGSGERS
- the aat gene encoding leucyl/phenylalanyl-tRNA--protein transferase; translated protein: MRVPVLTSKLDFPPPERATPEGIVAVGGEASPERLLAGYRRGIFPWPHEGLPLLWFSPDPRFVLPPREAHVPHSLRKRVRRGEIEVRTDTAFERVMRACSAAPRPGQDGTWITEELVAGYTALHAAGVAHSIEAWSSGELVGGLYGVSLGRMFFGESMFARAPDASKIAFATLLGNLVAWDFALVDCQVYTDHLERFGAVEWPRREFLGALKVALDAPTKMGPWRFDLDPAQSIERLVSR
- the infB gene encoding translation initiation factor IF-2, translating into MSKVRVYEVAKQLNMDQKTLVALFQSMGIGDVRNHMSAVESDVVERVKRHLERQKSPEVVEERIRPTVVKRRARPGAEPEPSSPGRGPDLSEAPVRAAPEPAPSRPAAVSVPASPPRERAVQEEAPPRRPAPPPPAVPVAAPSAPAHEPVVAASLREPAPAPAPTAPAPAMPPVAAAPPAPPPPAAPAPAATAPAAASAAAEETKVTSPEPKPAPPVAAPPATAAAPAPAPVAAAPEAPAAAPAQAAAPAPTPAPAAAPAAAAPAAAPAAAPAPAAAPAATAPAAAAAAPAAAAAQAPARPQAAPSAPAPAQGASRPTSPPPAPQRSGAPAAARPGTRPTTPPVSTPAAKPEEPAGTPGQAPRRPSSPPKTGIEVWQGRPGVTMPAARTGTPPARRTTYDPRANAQQARPGGPSFGPGGRPMGGRNTRPGMFGRPRPGGGLPRKPVQVSTQEMASHKKVIKIEEQVTLQQLAAKMSLKATDVLMRLLSMGMTGVNINSTLDAETAKILASEFGWSVEDVAVSEQDTLTAAMQAGAETDEEVEIRPPIVTVMGHVDHGKTSLLDRIRKATVAEGEAGGITQHIGAYRVETPRGTIAFLDTPGHEAFTAMRARGASLTDIVILVVAADDGVMPQTKEAISHAQAAKVPIIVAVNKIDKPGADADKIKRDLAALGLQPEEWGGETMFCSVSAKMGQGIEQLLESVLLLAEVQDLRANPKKRASGTVIEALLDRGRGPVARVMVQDGTLRTGDILLAGAAWGKVRAMTDELGRSVAEAGPATPVEVLGLNEVPSAGDPVHAVKDGKTAEEIAETRRKKASKTLIPQDSRVSLESITKNLQEADQLELKLIIKGDVQGSVEAIIHALAKLSTQKVKVTIVNGAVGGITEGDVNLAVASKAIIVGFNVRPAGKAGALAENEGVEIRLYNIIYNAVDDIRSAMEGLLPATKVEKVLGRAEVRQVFKITKAGTVAGCMAISGSVKRTGEARLIRDNAVVWTGRLSGLRRFKDDVKEVVEGFECGISLEGYSDIKERDIIESFEIEEVKTKL
- a CDS encoding DUF503 domain-containing protein, which translates into the protein MFVGVLRLRLDIVGARSLKDKRSVVRSLKERAQSRMRVSIAEVGVLDDPRRATLGVAVVSNSAVMCDKVLADVAAMAGSLPHAVLTDRATEIVPFGDGGAGVQGGIEQALGRDDGDLGAPSDMLEDAEDDE
- a CDS encoding glycosyltransferase; this translates as MAPLVSVLLPYRQAEATIEEALESVLAERAVDLEVVAVDDGSTDGGPARVARVAQRDRRVLQIATGGVGIARALSRAAEAARGELLARMDGDDISVGERLARQAETLLRDPRLGVVGARVEAFAAGPIGEGMLRYVDWLNSIVTPEDHAREMFVESPLCHPSVTLRRSALEQVGGFREVPWAEDYDLWLRLDAAGARMAKLPELGLRWRHREGRATFADPRYAIARFLEAKAHYLARKLGPARPVAVWGAGKTGRRLARALARNGVTPARFVDIDPRKIGRIAQGAPIVDPSRLERGAETLVVAVGARGARALIRGHLAARGFVEGSDYVCAS